Below is a window of bacterium DNA.
CGGTTCGTGCATAAAAGCCGTGAGCGATACCTGGGGGAATCCACACCATGCGCCGGTTCGCACCCGAGAGGTTACGACCCGCCCACTGACCGAAGGTCGGCGAGCTCCGGCGCAGGTCTACGACCACGTCGAAAACCGAACCGTGGACGACTCGAACGAGTTTTCCTTGAGGTCTGGAGATCTGGTAGTGAAGGCCGCGCAAAGTGCCGGCGACCGAATGCGAGTGGCTGTCCTGAACGAAGCACTCATCGAGTCCGATTGCCTCGAACGCCGTCTGGTTCCAGCTCTCCAGAAAAAAGCCGCGCTGATCGGAAAAGACGCGCGGCTCGAGGACAATTACTCCCGGGATCTCGGTTTCGAGCCGGTTCATTAGGTGACCTGAATCGGTTCTTCAAGGACGGTTCGGAGATAGCGCCCATAACCAGAGTCGCCGTGGCCCGCGGCCAGCTCTCGCAGCTGCTCCGGCCCAATGAACCCCAGGCGGAAGGCGATCTCTTCCGGGCAGGAGATTTTCAGCCCCTGACGTTCTTCGATGACCCTGACGAAGTTGGCGGCGTCGAGAAGCGAGTCGAGGGTTCCGGTGTCGAGCCAAGCGGTGCCACGCCCAAGGATTTCCACCCTGAGATCTTGG
It encodes the following:
- the rfbC gene encoding dTDP-4-dehydrorhamnose 3,5-epimerase; the encoded protein is MNRLETEIPGVIVLEPRVFSDQRGFFLESWNQTAFEAIGLDECFVQDSHSHSVAGTLRGLHYQISRPQGKLVRVVHGSVFDVVVDLRRSSPTFGQWAGRNLSGANRRMVWIPPGIAHGFYARTEVDFVYKSTEYYDPKDERTIVWNDPVLGIEWPLAGAQPPLLAERDRAGSAFRDAETYP